One Prodigiosinella aquatilis DNA window includes the following coding sequences:
- a CDS encoding BtpA/SgcQ family protein produces the protein MIFDFFGSKKKAVIAMAHIGALPGTPLYNADGGINRLIDDVLSDVEKLQEGGVDAIMFGNENDRPYVFNAALEGVAAMSAIVQAVKPVLKVPFGVNYLWDPKASVAIGATTGASFVREIFTGVFASDMGVWAPDCAAASRLRHNLGRDDMKLLFNINAEFAHSLDSRPIELRARSAVFSSMADAILVSGPITGEPADQSNLRKVCETVQDVPVFANTGTNIDNVSDILKMAAGVIIGTHFKVDGCTWNTVDGDRVKRFMDVVERQR, from the coding sequence ATGATTTTCGATTTTTTCGGTAGCAAGAAAAAAGCAGTTATCGCTATGGCTCACATTGGTGCGCTGCCTGGAACGCCGCTTTATAACGCTGATGGGGGCATTAACCGGCTTATCGACGATGTGCTAAGCGATGTGGAGAAGTTACAAGAGGGCGGGGTCGACGCCATTATGTTTGGCAATGAGAACGATCGTCCGTACGTATTTAACGCCGCGTTGGAAGGTGTCGCGGCGATGTCAGCCATTGTTCAGGCGGTAAAACCGGTGTTGAAAGTGCCATTTGGTGTTAACTATCTGTGGGACCCGAAAGCCAGTGTCGCTATTGGCGCCACCACCGGGGCCAGCTTCGTGCGTGAAATTTTCACTGGTGTGTTCGCCTCTGATATGGGGGTCTGGGCTCCAGATTGCGCCGCCGCATCCCGGCTGCGTCACAACCTGGGGCGTGATGACATGAAGCTGCTTTTCAATATTAACGCGGAGTTCGCGCACTCGCTCGATAGCCGTCCCATCGAGTTACGCGCACGCAGTGCCGTATTCTCCTCAATGGCTGATGCTATTCTGGTTTCCGGTCCGATTACCGGCGAACCGGCGGATCAATCCAACCTGCGTAAAGTGTGTGAAACGGTGCAGGATGTACCGGTATTTGCCAACACCGGCACTAACATTGATAACGTCAGTGATATCCTGAAAATGGCCGCTGGCGTGATTATCGGCACGCACTTTAAAGTTGATGGATGTACGTGGAACACCGTAGACGGTGATCGTGTGAAACGGTTTATGGATGTGGTTGAACGTCAACGTTAA
- a CDS encoding FGGY-family carbohydrate kinase: protein MSCLLGIDIGTTSTIGILIRLPDHVLGIVSRPVTLSSPKPGWTEESPDEWWKNLGEITRELLQKNDVVPADIVGIGVTGMLPAIVLLDNSGQLLRPSIQQSDGRCGEQVDQMRGEVDADAFIRQAGNGINQQLVGAKIRWLEQYEPDVFARIATVFGSYDFINWKLTGERCIEQNWALEAGLVNVVTDEIDDQLVSFAHLHRDAVPRLVKSDQIIGAVTEDAARWTGLMAGTPVVGGAADMIASALGAGVTHPGDILLKFGGSVDVLTASSTIRPDPRLYLDYHLIPGLYMPNGCMSTGGSALNWFVDNFAGQHLATATAQGLSLHQYLDTLAAAQPAGSDGLLCLPYFLGEKTPLHDPLARGVFFGLTLSHHGGHFWRALLEAYAYAIYHHIETLRDIGYPVTRFIVSDGGSHSRLWMQIVADVLMVPLQRLSGHPGSCLGAAWTAAMGVGVSEDWNGASEFVHFSEVIMPNPDNEACYREGYRLFRALYEGCKPLTHRGFNEI from the coding sequence ATGAGCTGTTTACTGGGTATTGATATCGGAACGACATCGACTATCGGCATATTGATTCGTTTACCGGATCACGTGCTGGGCATTGTCTCCCGTCCGGTGACGTTGTCCTCCCCGAAACCGGGGTGGACGGAAGAGTCTCCTGACGAATGGTGGAAAAATCTGGGGGAAATCACTCGGGAGCTGCTGCAAAAAAATGACGTTGTACCCGCAGACATTGTCGGAATTGGTGTTACCGGCATGCTGCCAGCAATTGTTTTGCTTGATAATAGCGGCCAGTTGCTGCGCCCCAGTATTCAGCAAAGTGACGGGCGTTGTGGCGAGCAGGTGGATCAGATGCGTGGGGAAGTGGATGCTGATGCGTTTATCCGTCAGGCGGGGAATGGTATCAATCAGCAACTGGTCGGTGCCAAAATTCGTTGGCTGGAGCAATATGAACCCGATGTGTTTGCGCGTATCGCCACCGTGTTCGGCTCCTATGATTTCATTAACTGGAAGTTGACCGGTGAGCGATGCATTGAGCAAAACTGGGCGCTGGAAGCCGGTCTGGTTAATGTCGTCACAGATGAGATTGACGATCAACTGGTGAGCTTCGCACATTTACACCGCGATGCAGTGCCTCGATTGGTCAAATCTGATCAGATCATCGGTGCGGTGACAGAGGACGCGGCACGTTGGACCGGACTGATGGCCGGTACGCCGGTTGTTGGCGGCGCGGCCGATATGATAGCGTCGGCATTAGGCGCGGGTGTGACACATCCTGGCGATATTTTGCTGAAATTTGGCGGCTCGGTTGATGTATTGACCGCATCATCAACGATTCGGCCCGACCCGCGGCTGTATCTTGATTACCATCTTATTCCGGGGCTTTATATGCCCAATGGTTGTATGTCTACCGGTGGATCTGCCCTGAACTGGTTCGTGGATAATTTTGCAGGTCAGCATCTGGCCACTGCAACGGCGCAAGGGCTGTCCCTCCATCAGTATCTCGACACTCTGGCCGCCGCCCAACCGGCAGGTTCGGACGGATTGCTGTGCTTGCCCTATTTCCTGGGAGAAAAAACCCCGTTACACGATCCGCTGGCTCGCGGGGTGTTTTTCGGGCTGACGCTATCACACCATGGTGGTCATTTCTGGCGCGCACTGCTTGAGGCATATGCTTATGCGATCTACCATCATATAGAGACGCTGCGTGATATCGGCTATCCGGTCACGCGTTTTATCGTCTCGGATGGAGGTTCCCACAGTCGGCTATGGATGCAAATTGTCGCTGATGTGTTGATGGTTCCGCTCCAGCGCCTTAGTGGACATCCCGGCTCTTGTCTTGGAGCGGCCTGGACTGCGGCGATGGGTGTCGGGGTCAGCGAAGACTGGAACGGTGCCAGTGAATTTGTTCACTTCAGTGAGGTTATTATGCCGAATCCTGACAATGAGGCCTGCTATCGTGAGGGGTATCGGCTGTTCAGAGCGCTGTATGAAGGTTGCAAACCACTCACGCATCGAGGGTTTAATGAAATTTAA
- a CDS encoding ABC-F family ATP-binding cassette domain-containing protein, which produces MSTLLTAQSLCVDTPSGPLLTDISLTLSKGDRLGLIGHNGCGKSTLLKLLDGTLSPASGRVTKANHCLLARGEQHLPMALHSLTMLDAVLIQLAGAERASERWRAEALLASMGFSDRDWRLAAGTLSGGQHTRLLLARALISTPDLLLLDEPSNHLDLPTLLWLEQFLQQWNGSFVLVSHDSQLLDNVTNGSYILRDQTLHFFALPCTAARNALAERDRSDALRQKAEQKEIDRITASAKRLAIWGQVYDNEDLARKAKQMEKQIGRLKQEQTDVTAGSQWQLTLHGEALPADRLLEMKNLQVSPSPGSSTLFTLPLQRVKSGDRVAVIGRNGCGKSSLLRLLWRQYQQPVGDDAIRLHPRVDMGYYDQTLHQLRDEDTLLNALEPFAPRVHDRKMALISAGFPWARHQQTVDTLSGGERSRLLFVGLSLARYSLLMLDEPTNHLDIEGKEALVQTLQTFAGGVLLVTHDRVLMSQSCNRFWLIDNGMLSEWHDLDRVYERLSSLSPISVEAVSPTPPVIKDACHDEDRLLERLIELEKTLADDLSRKEKHQKPALQVQWRKEIATIKTLLALE; this is translated from the coding sequence ATGAGCACTTTACTAACTGCACAATCTCTCTGTGTTGACACACCTTCCGGTCCACTGTTGACTGATATCTCCCTCACCTTAAGTAAAGGCGACCGCCTGGGACTTATCGGTCATAACGGTTGTGGTAAAAGCACACTGTTGAAACTGCTTGACGGCACGCTCTCGCCGGCCAGTGGCCGCGTGACCAAGGCAAACCACTGTCTGTTGGCCCGCGGTGAACAACATCTTCCGATGGCGTTGCATTCCCTGACCATGCTGGATGCGGTTCTGATACAGCTCGCTGGGGCTGAGCGAGCCAGCGAACGCTGGCGGGCAGAAGCTTTACTCGCCAGCATGGGTTTTAGCGATCGGGACTGGCGTCTCGCCGCTGGAACCTTAAGTGGTGGGCAACATACCCGTTTGTTGCTGGCCAGGGCGTTAATCAGCACACCGGATTTGTTGTTGCTTGATGAACCGAGCAATCATCTGGATTTACCAACATTATTGTGGCTTGAACAGTTCCTGCAACAATGGAACGGCAGCTTTGTGCTGGTTTCTCATGACAGTCAACTGCTGGATAACGTCACGAACGGCAGTTATATCCTGCGTGATCAGACCTTGCACTTTTTCGCACTGCCTTGTACCGCCGCGCGTAACGCTCTGGCCGAACGTGACCGCAGCGACGCGTTGCGGCAAAAAGCGGAGCAAAAAGAGATCGATCGCATCACCGCCAGCGCTAAACGGCTGGCGATATGGGGCCAAGTCTACGATAACGAAGATTTGGCACGCAAAGCCAAGCAAATGGAAAAGCAGATTGGACGCCTAAAGCAGGAACAAACAGACGTGACGGCTGGCAGCCAGTGGCAACTGACGCTGCATGGTGAAGCCCTGCCAGCAGATCGTTTGTTGGAAATGAAAAACCTACAAGTGAGTCCATCGCCTGGCAGTTCAACGCTTTTTACCTTGCCTTTACAGCGCGTAAAAAGTGGTGATCGGGTGGCCGTTATCGGTCGTAACGGCTGTGGCAAGTCTTCATTATTGCGTCTGTTATGGCGACAGTATCAGCAACCGGTTGGTGACGATGCCATTCGCCTGCATCCGCGGGTCGATATGGGCTATTACGACCAAACGCTGCATCAGCTGCGTGATGAGGACACACTGCTCAATGCGTTGGAACCTTTCGCTCCGCGAGTACATGATAGAAAAATGGCGCTTATCAGTGCCGGTTTTCCATGGGCGCGTCATCAGCAGACTGTTGATACTTTAAGCGGTGGTGAGCGCTCAAGATTACTGTTTGTGGGACTGTCTCTGGCGCGTTATTCGTTGTTAATGCTGGATGAGCCAACCAACCACCTAGATATTGAAGGTAAAGAGGCGCTGGTGCAGACGCTGCAAACTTTTGCCGGTGGTGTGTTATTGGTGACACATGACCGGGTGTTGATGAGCCAGAGTTGCAATCGCTTCTGGCTGATTGATAACGGTATGTTGAGCGAGTGGCATGACCTTGATCGCGTATACGAACGCTTAAGCAGCCTATCCCCCATCTCTGTTGAGGCAGTAAGTCCAACACCGCCAGTGATAAAAGATGCCTGTCATGATGAGGATAGGCTACTGGAGCGATTGATCGAGCTTGAGAAGACGCTGGCAGATGATCTGTCTCGCAAGGAGAAACATCAAAAACCGGCATTGCAAGTACAGTGGCGTAAGGAGATAGCAACGATCAAAACGCTACTGGCGCTGGAGTAA
- a CDS encoding DeoR/GlpR family DNA-binding transcription regulator: protein MTERRIAVAGDEFKENGGAARPRYLSQERKNHILEALIGKGSVTVSDVSKTLNVSEMTVRRDLIELEAEGRLLRVHGGAVLPATESQTVMDNEPANFEARLQLRADAKSRIATAAATIASRHLTIALDIGTTTLMLAERLLHCGRMKIFTNSIRAAHILGQRDALPDVYLAGGLVRQDEMAIVGPSALAQFEQLWFDVSFTSVAGLTGAGLYDSSFEETEMKRVYLRRSGYKVVLCDSAKFQHMSLVHIASLQDIDMLITDIAPPPALATALDVAKVEVLIAK from the coding sequence ATGACCGAGAGGCGTATCGCAGTGGCAGGTGATGAATTTAAGGAAAATGGCGGCGCTGCCCGCCCGCGCTATCTTTCTCAGGAGAGAAAAAATCATATTTTGGAAGCGTTGATTGGAAAGGGTAGCGTTACGGTTAGCGATGTTTCCAAAACACTGAACGTATCAGAAATGACAGTGCGACGTGACCTGATAGAGCTGGAAGCTGAAGGCCGACTGTTGCGCGTTCATGGTGGCGCGGTGCTGCCCGCAACGGAAAGTCAGACAGTTATGGATAATGAGCCTGCCAACTTTGAGGCGCGACTGCAACTGCGTGCTGACGCCAAGTCGAGGATTGCGACGGCAGCGGCGACAATTGCCAGCCGACACCTAACCATCGCGCTGGATATTGGCACCACGACTCTGATGTTGGCGGAACGCCTTCTTCATTGCGGCAGAATGAAAATCTTCACCAACAGCATCCGGGCGGCCCATATTCTGGGTCAGCGAGATGCATTGCCTGATGTCTATCTGGCTGGTGGCCTGGTACGGCAGGATGAAATGGCCATTGTGGGCCCTTCAGCACTGGCACAGTTCGAACAGCTCTGGTTCGATGTATCGTTTACCAGCGTTGCGGGGTTGACCGGTGCGGGATTGTACGACAGTTCTTTTGAAGAAACGGAAATGAAGCGCGTTTACCTGCGGCGTTCAGGTTACAAAGTCGTGCTGTGCGATTCAGCCAAGTTTCAGCATATGTCGCTAGTACATATCGCTTCGTTGCAGGATATAGATATGCTGATCACGGATATTGCACCACCGCCAGCGCTGGCGACGGCGCTTGATGTCGCTAAGGTTGAGGTATTGATTGCGAAATAG
- a CDS encoding cysteine protease StiP family protein, whose amino-acid sequence MQAFTPFSGSYLPNDVHFLLKLVEMEMTPVEMKEQLIQSGARHYSDMLSQEPEPTDWHLDLFARALEQGAIRLATEVVMLAKALVNRFGDTPIVLVSLVRAGVPLGVMLHQTLRAMGKRSHHYGISIIRDRGIDETAMDWIEAQHGTDGVVFVDGWTGKGAITGQLQQSLAGRPGYPDRPRLVVLADPCGCSWLAASDDDWLIPFGIMGAPVSGLISRSIWSSEGLHGCVKCTHLSPFECSRQLVDTVADCREKLDVKAIAPSQWEPENYAHLKVQSEQVITALTEEYHISSINRIKPGIAEATRAVLRRVPEHVLVRSVDDPDVALLVYLARQKNITITEVGDRIGQYRAVTIIKKVH is encoded by the coding sequence ATGCAAGCATTCACCCCATTTTCCGGCTCATATCTCCCGAATGACGTTCACTTTCTGCTCAAACTGGTGGAAATGGAAATGACGCCGGTCGAGATGAAGGAACAACTTATTCAGTCTGGTGCCAGGCATTACTCAGACATGTTGAGTCAGGAGCCCGAGCCGACGGACTGGCATCTGGATCTGTTTGCGCGAGCGCTCGAACAAGGGGCCATTCGGCTGGCGACTGAAGTGGTTATGCTGGCCAAGGCATTAGTCAACCGTTTTGGTGATACACCGATTGTCCTGGTCAGCCTGGTGCGTGCTGGCGTCCCCCTGGGCGTCATGTTGCACCAGACGTTACGGGCAATGGGAAAGCGCTCACATCATTACGGGATAAGCATCATCCGCGACCGGGGTATTGATGAAACCGCTATGGATTGGATCGAGGCACAGCACGGCACCGATGGGGTGGTGTTTGTTGACGGCTGGACGGGAAAAGGCGCGATTACCGGTCAGCTACAACAGTCGCTGGCCGGGCGTCCAGGCTACCCGGATCGACCACGATTAGTGGTGCTGGCTGATCCGTGCGGGTGTTCGTGGCTGGCTGCCAGTGACGACGACTGGCTGATCCCTTTCGGTATCATGGGCGCCCCCGTATCCGGGCTCATCTCGCGCTCTATCTGGTCATCAGAAGGTCTGCACGGCTGTGTGAAGTGCACCCATCTTAGCCCGTTTGAATGTAGCCGACAGTTGGTTGATACGGTGGCGGATTGTCGCGAAAAACTCGATGTTAAAGCGATTGCCCCCAGCCAGTGGGAACCAGAAAATTACGCGCACCTGAAAGTGCAGAGCGAGCAAGTCATTACGGCGCTGACCGAGGAGTACCATATTTCCAGTATCAATCGGATTAAACCCGGTATTGCAGAAGCGACGCGTGCCGTATTGCGCCGGGTTCCGGAACACGTGCTGGTTCGTTCAGTAGACGATCCTGATGTGGCCCTGCTGGTGTATCTGGCCCGCCAAAAGAACATCACCATCACTGAAGTGGGTGACCGTATCGGACAATACCGCGCTGTCACCATTATTAAGAAGGTTCACTGA
- a CDS encoding HpcH/HpaI aldolase/citrate lyase family protein: MTKRLSPYRLGATLYMPATRTDITQCVLNNEIEGLRSIVICLEDAVSETDVPVALHNVKQVLSALTSAKQAGHGAEWPLVFIRPRHAEMGKLLTETESLTPIDGLVLPKFTLASLPVWWAIVKDTHLCMMPTLETEDVFDVVQMRKLATVLVDHPCHDRIIALRIGGNDLMNVISLRRPRYLTLYDSPMGYVIKMLVAVFGSRDFALTSPVCEHIDDHEVMERELALDIAHGLVGKTAIHPNQIAKIEQALMVSSADHADALRILNSSQAVFKSQGAMCEPATHRRWAARILEQAQIYGIAPDGAQDDVRFITLTNQS; encoded by the coding sequence ATGACAAAGAGACTATCGCCCTATCGGCTGGGCGCCACACTCTACATGCCTGCGACCCGCACTGACATCACCCAGTGCGTGTTGAATAATGAAATTGAGGGGCTACGCTCTATCGTCATCTGTCTTGAGGATGCCGTCAGTGAAACGGACGTGCCTGTTGCCCTGCACAACGTAAAGCAAGTGCTGTCAGCGCTGACCAGTGCGAAACAGGCTGGTCATGGTGCCGAATGGCCGCTGGTGTTTATCCGTCCGCGTCATGCCGAGATGGGTAAGCTACTGACTGAAACAGAAAGTCTCACTCCGATTGACGGACTGGTGCTCCCCAAATTCACCCTGGCTTCCCTGCCAGTGTGGTGGGCTATTGTAAAGGACACGCACCTGTGCATGATGCCAACACTGGAGACCGAAGATGTCTTTGATGTAGTACAAATGCGTAAGTTGGCCACGGTGCTGGTAGACCATCCTTGTCATGATCGAATCATCGCATTGCGTATCGGTGGCAATGACCTGATGAATGTCATCTCGCTACGCCGTCCACGTTATCTCACGCTGTATGACAGCCCTATGGGATATGTCATTAAAATGCTGGTGGCGGTGTTCGGTTCACGTGACTTCGCCCTGACCTCACCGGTGTGTGAACATATTGATGACCATGAAGTGATGGAGCGTGAGCTGGCACTCGACATAGCCCACGGACTGGTAGGCAAGACGGCCATTCACCCAAATCAAATTGCCAAGATCGAACAGGCGCTCATGGTGTCATCTGCTGATCATGCAGATGCCCTGCGGATACTTAACTCCAGCCAGGCTGTTTTTAAATCACAAGGCGCGATGTGTGAACCAGCGACCCACCGCCGCTGGGCCGCGCGCATCCTCGAACAGGCACAGATTTACGGCATTGCCCCGGATGGCGCGCAAGATGACGTCAGGTTCATTACGTTAACAAATCAAAGCTGA
- a CDS encoding HAD family phosphatase produces MKFKAVAWDVDGTLVDSEPLHHRALLAVCSSYGVDLSDITESRFCGVHINDVWHTLRTRLPEDLAQQEWLAAIEDYYIAHSDELVPIAHGKDAIVALRNNGIRQASVSNSSRRIVEANLRTIGVLEMMEFLVTLDDVSAGKPDPEPYRLATTLLDLTPGDVLAVEDSVTGVLGACAAGLTVVSYTQGAPLHPGSIAVKDLSNITALVLSE; encoded by the coding sequence ATGAAATTTAAAGCTGTTGCCTGGGATGTGGACGGTACGCTGGTTGATAGTGAACCGCTGCATCATCGTGCGTTACTGGCCGTGTGCTCGAGCTATGGGGTCGATCTCAGTGATATTACAGAGTCCCGCTTTTGCGGTGTGCACATCAACGATGTTTGGCACACATTACGCACGCGCCTGCCTGAGGATTTGGCTCAACAGGAGTGGTTGGCCGCTATTGAAGATTATTACATCGCTCACAGCGATGAATTGGTGCCGATAGCACATGGAAAGGACGCTATTGTCGCACTCAGAAATAACGGTATTCGGCAGGCCAGTGTCTCCAATTCATCTCGACGTATTGTGGAGGCTAATCTGCGCACCATCGGGGTGCTGGAGATGATGGAATTTTTAGTGACGCTGGATGATGTCAGCGCGGGCAAACCCGATCCCGAACCTTACCGCCTGGCGACGACGCTTCTTGATTTAACTCCGGGCGATGTGCTGGCGGTGGAAGACAGTGTAACCGGCGTTTTGGGGGCTTGTGCCGCCGGGCTGACTGTAGTCAGTTATACTCAAGGCGCGCCTTTGCATCCCGGCAGCATTGCCGTCAAGGACCTGAGTAACATCACTGCGCTCGTTTTATCAGAATGA
- a CDS encoding tellurium resistance protein TerW, whose product MQLSTRQARIFRLAILLSSRHPVSAKKIITQLACSEPTLTRALKELRDSYSADIKYSKATHTYQLIESKLLDKKALKWMNDVLTASGELKSGDAVRQVSLDKEKKKSVSLSLRMSVLRRIDQLAILANTTRSDVVELLVDQHIAALSSSLIPNSQQAQK is encoded by the coding sequence ATGCAACTCAGCACCCGACAAGCACGCATTTTCCGATTGGCGATCCTGTTGAGTTCCAGGCATCCTGTATCGGCGAAGAAAATCATCACTCAGCTTGCCTGTTCAGAACCCACATTAACGCGTGCTCTGAAAGAGCTACGAGACAGCTATTCAGCCGATATAAAATACAGCAAGGCGACGCATACTTATCAACTTATCGAGTCAAAGCTGCTGGATAAAAAAGCCTTAAAATGGATGAATGATGTATTAACCGCGAGCGGAGAGCTAAAGTCAGGAGATGCCGTGAGACAAGTATCTCTGGACAAAGAAAAAAAGAAATCTGTTTCGCTTTCTCTACGGATGTCAGTGTTAAGAAGAATCGACCAATTGGCCATTCTCGCCAACACCACCCGCAGCGATGTCGTGGAACTGTTAGTAGACCAACATATTGCAGCGTTATCCTCCTCACTGATACCAAATAGCCAACAGGCGCAAAAGTAA
- a CDS encoding SDR family NAD(P)-dependent oxidoreductase, with protein MNNVLAVPGYYPGLKGKTAIVTGGATGIGLAIARTLLAQGMTVAIGDINEMAAKNAAASLGEHCFSFGIDVRSRQSVIEGFSQVTAMLGGYQLLIANAGVSTMQRALDITDEEWDFNFDVNIRGIFLTNQIAARQFVQQKQGVIVNTASLAAKVGAPLLAHYSASKFAVLGWTQALARELAVEGIRVNAVCPGFVKTSMQTREVEWEATLRDISPEQVVQDYISQTPLGRLQRPEDVADVVAFLSSDAARFMTGQGVNVTGGVYTG; from the coding sequence ATGAACAACGTATTAGCAGTGCCTGGATATTACCCAGGATTGAAGGGGAAAACGGCGATTGTCACTGGCGGTGCCACCGGTATCGGACTGGCGATTGCCCGCACGTTACTGGCTCAAGGCATGACTGTCGCCATCGGCGATATCAACGAGATGGCGGCCAAAAATGCGGCGGCATCATTAGGTGAACACTGTTTCTCTTTCGGCATTGATGTCCGTTCCCGTCAGTCGGTTATTGAGGGATTTTCCCAGGTAACGGCCATGCTTGGTGGTTATCAACTGTTAATAGCCAATGCGGGCGTTTCCACCATGCAGCGTGCACTGGATATCACCGATGAAGAGTGGGACTTCAACTTTGATGTCAATATTCGCGGTATTTTTCTTACCAATCAGATAGCCGCCCGTCAGTTCGTACAGCAAAAACAGGGCGTTATCGTGAATACCGCGTCACTGGCCGCGAAAGTTGGCGCACCACTGCTGGCACATTACTCCGCCAGCAAATTCGCGGTATTGGGCTGGACTCAGGCTTTAGCTCGTGAGCTGGCGGTTGAGGGCATCCGCGTAAACGCCGTTTGCCCGGGATTTGTTAAAACCAGCATGCAAACACGAGAAGTCGAATGGGAAGCGACACTGCGTGATATATCACCCGAACAGGTTGTTCAGGATTATATCAGTCAGACGCCGCTCGGCCGGCTTCAGAGGCCGGAAGATGTCGCCGATGTGGTGGCATTTCTGAGTTCAGATGCCGCCCGCTTTATGACGGGTCAGGGTGTTAACGTGACCGGTGGTGTATACACCGGTTAA
- the ugpC gene encoding sn-glycerol-3-phosphate ABC transporter ATP-binding protein UgpC, with protein MASIELQSVSKAYNNSQYSVRDVNLKIRDGEFVIFLGPSGCGKSTTLRMIAGLESISEGALLIDGQNMNNVAPRDRNIAVVFQSYALYPHMTVAENMAFGLKMRGTPKDVIASKIAESAALLGLDKLLHRKPAALSGGQRQRVALGRAIVREPQAFLLDEPLSNLDAQLRAEMRRELIKLHRRLGKTMIYVTHDQVEAMTMADRICIMRDGYLIQIGAPLEVYENPVNTFVARFLSSPPINLLACTVTEIDSTLWLQLKDGPMLKVADHMYADYAHLRGRKMIMGIRPEDFHAHQRQPYWQPVNLNVTSVESLGADNIVSGMIDDIQVIVRLDQHSRPRIDDAITVYMDPNPLHLFDPDSGNVVPRHPISHPQN; from the coding sequence ATGGCATCCATTGAGTTGCAGAGCGTTTCAAAAGCCTATAACAACAGTCAGTACAGTGTTCGTGATGTGAATTTAAAAATTCGAGATGGGGAGTTTGTCATTTTCCTCGGCCCTTCTGGTTGTGGGAAATCGACTACGTTGCGAATGATTGCTGGTCTGGAAAGCATCAGTGAAGGCGCTTTACTGATCGATGGGCAAAATATGAACAATGTGGCGCCACGCGACCGCAATATTGCGGTCGTTTTTCAGAGCTACGCGCTCTACCCCCATATGACGGTGGCGGAGAATATGGCTTTTGGCCTGAAGATGCGTGGAACGCCAAAAGACGTCATCGCATCGAAAATCGCTGAAAGTGCGGCATTACTGGGTCTGGATAAGTTGCTTCACCGCAAACCGGCAGCGCTGTCCGGCGGCCAGCGCCAACGTGTCGCTTTGGGACGCGCCATTGTGCGTGAACCGCAGGCTTTCTTACTGGACGAACCACTCTCCAATCTGGATGCCCAATTACGTGCGGAAATGCGCCGTGAGCTGATTAAACTACATCGGCGGCTCGGCAAAACCATGATTTATGTCACCCATGATCAGGTTGAAGCCATGACGATGGCGGATCGTATCTGCATTATGCGTGATGGCTATCTGATACAGATCGGCGCGCCACTGGAGGTTTATGAAAATCCGGTTAACACCTTCGTGGCCAGGTTTCTTTCCTCCCCGCCCATCAATCTGCTGGCCTGCACCGTTACCGAAATCGACAGCACATTATGGTTACAACTCAAAGACGGTCCAATGCTGAAAGTGGCTGATCACATGTATGCCGATTATGCACACCTTCGGGGGAGGAAAATGATTATGGGTATTCGCCCGGAAGATTTTCATGCGCATCAGCGTCAACCCTACTGGCAACCGGTGAACCTGAACGTTACCTCGGTCGAGTCCCTTGGGGCCGATAATATCGTCAGCGGCATGATAGATGACATACAGGTCATCGTCCGACTGGATCAACATAGCCGACCACGAATCGATGACGCTATTACCGTCTATATGGATCCCAATCCGCTGCACCTTTTTGATCCGGATTCAGGGAATGTGGTGCCACGTCACCCTATTTCTCATCCGCAGAACTGA